The genomic segment GATCGGCCGGCGGTGCGCCGGGGTGCAAATACAGTGGCACACCAAGGGATTCCGCCGCCGCCCACAGCTCGTCGTATGCGGGCGCGTCCAGGTAGCGGCCGCCGGGTCCTGTGATGCAGTCGTTGACCAGGGCGCCGCAGAATCCGTCTTGGGTGACGGCGCGTTCCAGTTCGATCACCGCCGCGGCGGGATCCTGCAAGGGCAACGCCGCGAATCCACGGAAGCGATCGGGATTTTCGCTGATGGCCTTCGCCAGGTAGTCGTTGGCGAAGCGCGCGTTGTCACGGGCTTGTTCGGCGTCGATGTCGACCTGCAGGCCGGGAGATGTCAGCGAAAGCACCTGGATGTCGATGCCGGCATCGTCCATCTCGGCCAGCCGGTGTTCGCCGAAGTCGGGCAGCCGGAGTTCACAGCGCTGGGCCCATTCCGTCGTCATCCGCTTCTGCAGTTGCTGATGCTCCGTGGTGGGCTGACGCTCGGCCAGCTCCGGGATGAAAAATGCTTCTTCCAAGGCGATGTAGCGCATCGGCGTTCCTCACTGTCGGATTGTGCTGTCTCCCTTCGACTCTGCCTGCCCGCCGCCTATTTGCGAAATGAATATATTGCATAGTGAGTATGTCTGCCGTGCATATTGATCCGACTTGGCCTGAGGTGGTGACTCGGGCGGAAACTCGTGGTTACCTCAAGGCATATTGCGGCATCCCGGTACGTCAGCCCGAGCGTGAGGAGCACAACCGATGCAAATGACGGGTAATACCGTTCTGGTCACAGGCGGCGGCACCGGAATCGGCCGGGGTTTGGCGGAGTCGTTCCATCGGCTCGGTAACCAGGTAGTGATCGCGGGCCGCCGTCGGGAGCTACTGCAGGCCGTCGTCGAGGCCAACCCCGGCATCGGCTACCTGTCGCTGGACCAATCCGACGCGGCCGACGTCAGGCGGTTCGCCGTCGAGCTGACGGACCGCTATCCGGACTTCAACGTCTTGGTCAACAACGCCGGCACTCAGCGCGTCGAGGACCTCACCTCCAGCAACGTCGGCCTGGCGGAGCAGAGCATCGCGATCAACCTGCTCGGCCCGATCCGGCTCACTTCGGCACTGCTTCCGGCGCTGTTCAGAAAGCCGCGTGCCACCATCCTCAACGTGACGTCCGGCCTGGCCTTCATGCCCAGCGCGCTCACGCCGACCTATTGCGCCTCCAAGGCCGCGTTGCACTCCTACACGCAGTCGCTGCGCTTCCAGCTTCGTGACACGGCGATCCAGGTCATCGAAATCATTCCGCCGCACGTGCAGACCGCGCTGCAGGGCGATCGCGGATTCGACCCGAGGGCGATGCCGCTGGAGGAGTATGTCGCGGAGACGATGTCCCTGCTGCGGACGGAGCCCCTGGCCGACGAGATCGTCGTGGAGCGGGTCAAGAATTTCCGCTACGCCGAACGCGACGGCACCTACCGCGACATCTATCCGGCCTTCAACGAGGCGATGACGGCCTGGCTGCGCAGTGCGGGCAGCACCCAGGGCGCCCGCTGAAAACCTTGCGGCCATACGGAATTCGCTGCGCCATAGGCTAACGTTCAGTCTTTGTATGCCCAGTGGGGCCCGAGCCTGCATGGCGGGCGGAACCGGCATACGACAGGATCGAGGGCATGGCCGATATCGACTTTTCGTTGTTGGACGTCCCGAGATCGGCACCGGTTGACGACCCCGAGGCGTACTTG from the Mycobacterium lentiflavum genome contains:
- a CDS encoding amidohydrolase family protein, which encodes MRYIALEEAFFIPELAERQPTTEHQQLQKRMTTEWAQRCELRLPDFGEHRLAEMDDAGIDIQVLSLTSPGLQVDIDAEQARDNARFANDYLAKAISENPDRFRGFAALPLQDPAAAVIELERAVTQDGFCGALVNDCITGPGGRYLDAPAYDELWAAAESLGVPLYLHPGAPPADHWQVIEGRPELYGATWSWAAEVSGHALRILFSGVFDRHPAATMILGHMGEFLPFQRSRIDTRFASTSLSETSTLRRAPSDYLGTNIVFTNSGVFSPAVLLGAVLEVGADALMFSIDYPYESSYEAVQGFERTTLSPTDREKIAHGNAERLLRIT
- a CDS encoding SDR family oxidoreductase; the encoded protein is MQMTGNTVLVTGGGTGIGRGLAESFHRLGNQVVIAGRRRELLQAVVEANPGIGYLSLDQSDAADVRRFAVELTDRYPDFNVLVNNAGTQRVEDLTSSNVGLAEQSIAINLLGPIRLTSALLPALFRKPRATILNVTSGLAFMPSALTPTYCASKAALHSYTQSLRFQLRDTAIQVIEIIPPHVQTALQGDRGFDPRAMPLEEYVAETMSLLRTEPLADEIVVERVKNFRYAERDGTYRDIYPAFNEAMTAWLRSAGSTQGAR